The proteins below come from a single Streptomyces tubercidicus genomic window:
- a CDS encoding TetR-like C-terminal domain-containing protein, with product MPVQQSDRRSRRSRTAMEGALLELIGDRDLSQISVSDVTGRADVHRSTFYEHYTDVHDLAASACTEMFDQLLSATSALSVNGDSSEGDSSTEGSHPSLTAMFAHVAEHRALYEALLGADGSARVINHLLQRMTESIRPRLSAQLTDSEGGTDDSAAAFVSGALLGAIADWLHRGCPGTPERFATAIWPQLVAATLARPA from the coding sequence GTGCCCGTTCAGCAGAGTGACCGCCGTTCCCGCCGCTCCCGTACCGCGATGGAGGGCGCGCTACTGGAATTGATCGGTGACCGCGACCTCAGTCAGATCTCGGTCTCCGACGTGACCGGCCGCGCTGACGTGCACCGCTCGACTTTCTACGAGCACTACACAGACGTGCATGACCTGGCCGCCTCGGCCTGCACGGAGATGTTCGACCAGCTGCTCTCCGCGACCTCGGCGCTCTCGGTGAACGGGGATTCCTCGGAGGGGGATTCCTCGACGGAGGGCTCGCACCCCTCCCTCACGGCGATGTTCGCCCACGTCGCCGAACATCGCGCGCTCTATGAGGCTCTTCTCGGTGCCGATGGCAGCGCCCGGGTGATCAACCACCTCCTGCAGCGCATGACGGAATCCATCCGGCCGAGACTTTCCGCCCAGCTCACCGACAGTGAGGGCGGTACGGACGACTCCGCGGCCGCCTTTGTCTCCGGAGCGCTTCTCGGCGCCATCGCGGACTGGCTCCACCGCGGCTGCCCGGGAACGCCGGAACGCTTCGCCACTGCGATCTGGCCACAGCTGGTCGCCGCGACACTCGCCCGGCCCGCCTGA
- a CDS encoding NAD(P)/FAD-dependent oxidoreductase — MTRPGKVVIVGGSSAGLATAEALRRQGYEGRLTLLDAERHLPYDRPPLSKQVLTGAWEPSRTQLRSPEHLASLEAEFIRAEPAVMCDAAERAVTTATGRVVRGDALVIATGLRPRMLPDQEELAGVHVMRTLDDALALRCDLAAGRRLVVVGEGVLGAEIAASARAMGVEVTLAGFGSVLLGSQVGGRVGGFLARLHTERGVDLRLGAAVEALAGSGGRVCGVRLASGEVLRADTVVVAIGARPATEWLEGSGLALGDGVECDAYCRAAPGVYAVGDAASWHHEGLDRRLRLENRTNATEQAQAVAANLLGAERPYTPTPYFWTDQYDAKLQVHGLPTPAAETRIAEGDPAQGRFVAVYRENGEVTGVLGWNMPKQSRLLRQKHLVAPRNGELATTVRSAP; from the coding sequence GTGACCCGCCCCGGCAAGGTGGTGATCGTCGGTGGCTCGTCGGCCGGCCTGGCGACAGCGGAGGCGCTGCGCCGTCAGGGCTACGAGGGACGGCTGACCCTCCTGGACGCCGAACGCCATCTCCCCTATGACCGCCCGCCGTTGTCGAAGCAGGTGCTGACCGGCGCCTGGGAGCCGTCGCGGACTCAGTTGCGCTCGCCGGAGCATCTCGCCTCTCTGGAGGCGGAGTTCATCCGGGCCGAGCCGGCTGTCATGTGCGACGCGGCAGAGCGTGCGGTGACCACCGCCACGGGGCGCGTGGTGCGTGGCGATGCGCTGGTCATCGCCACCGGGCTGCGCCCCCGAATGCTGCCGGACCAGGAAGAACTCGCGGGAGTGCATGTGATGCGCACCCTCGACGACGCGCTGGCGCTGCGCTGTGACCTGGCGGCCGGTCGCCGCCTGGTGGTGGTGGGCGAGGGCGTGCTGGGTGCGGAGATCGCCGCCTCGGCCCGTGCCATGGGCGTGGAAGTCACGCTCGCGGGCTTCGGGTCCGTTCTGCTGGGCAGTCAGGTCGGCGGCAGGGTGGGGGGATTCCTCGCGCGTCTCCACACCGAGCGCGGGGTGGATCTGCGCCTCGGGGCCGCGGTCGAGGCCCTGGCCGGCAGCGGGGGCAGGGTGTGCGGGGTCCGTCTGGCCTCGGGGGAGGTGCTGCGCGCCGACACGGTCGTCGTGGCGATCGGGGCGCGGCCGGCCACCGAGTGGCTGGAAGGCAGCGGGCTGGCGCTCGGTGACGGCGTGGAGTGCGATGCCTACTGCCGTGCCGCGCCCGGTGTCTACGCCGTTGGAGACGCGGCGTCCTGGCACCACGAAGGGCTGGACAGGCGGCTGCGCCTGGAGAATCGCACCAACGCGACCGAGCAGGCCCAGGCCGTCGCGGCGAACCTCCTCGGCGCCGAACGTCCCTACACTCCGACGCCCTACTTCTGGACCGATCAGTACGACGCCAAGCTCCAGGTGCACGGTCTGCCCACCCCGGCCGCCGAGACCCGCATCGCCGAAGGCGACCCGGCCCAGGGACGCTTCGTCGCTGTGTACCGGGAGAACGGCGAGGTGACCGGCGTCCTGGGCTGGAACATGCCCAAACAGTCCCGGCTGCTGCGCCAAAAGCACCTCGTCGCTCCGCGGAACGGAGAGTTGGCAACCACGGTCCGCTCCGCACCATGA